The sequence CTGCACGTGGACAGCACGCGCGAGCTGCTGCGGGACGTGCGCGAGGCGGGCGTGAAGCGCGTGGTGCTGGCCTCCACCTCCGGCACCATCGCGGTGTCGAAGGAGGCGCAGGTCCTCGACGAGCGCGCCGACTACCCGATTACGGTGGTGGGCCAGTGGCCCTACTACCTGTCGAAAATCTACGAGGAGAAGCTGGCGCTCGCGTACTGCCGCAAGCACGAGATTCCCCTGGTGGTGCTCAACCCCAGCCTGCTGATGGGGCCCGGGGATGACCGGCTGTCCTCCACGTGGACGGTGGTGAAGTTCCTCAACCGCGAGATTCCGGCCATGCCGGGCGGCGGCATCTCCTTCGTGGACGCGCGCGACGCGGCGGACGCCTTCGTCCAGGCGCTCACCCGGGGCGAGGTGTACGGCCGTCACCTCATGGGGGTGAACCTGTCCATGAAGGACTTCTTCCAGCGGCTGGAGCGCCTGTCCGGCGTGCCCGCGCCGAAGCTGAAGCTCCCCTCCAAGGTCAACGTGCTCGGCGGGAAGCTGCTGGAGCGCTGG is a genomic window of Myxococcus virescens containing:
- a CDS encoding NAD-dependent epimerase/dehydratase family protein — protein: MKLLVTGGTGFLGTHLVPRLVAAGHEVRLIGRSRPSGAPYAGTEYVPGDLKDRDAVRRALEGVDAVYHLAGLVSFQPKDARKMFELHVDSTRELLRDVREAGVKRVVLASTSGTIAVSKEAQVLDERADYPITVVGQWPYYLSKIYEEKLALAYCRKHEIPLVVLNPSLLMGPGDDRLSSTWTVVKFLNREIPAMPGGGISFVDARDAADAFVQALTRGEVYGRHLMGVNLSMKDFFQRLERLSGVPAPKLKLPSKVNVLGGKLLERWAKVRGTTPTLDPQEIDIGEHWFWLDASKAEAELGFRARDIQETLSETVQHIYGKMPPQSLPGTKGRLAELRENT